One segment of Streptomyces sp. NA02950 DNA contains the following:
- a CDS encoding YbaK/EbsC family protein, with product MSTPMDAFDDVRPAVECLDLLAAPVAAALSDWRGTEPVEQVRYVDTDPDWADTAVLVEHYGSWLLEQSANCVVVAGKRGGAVTLAACLVLAHTRADVNGVVRRHLGARKASFAPIETATGESGMEFGGITPIGLPEGWPLLVDAAVADSPYALIGSGSRRGKLIVPGKLLAGLPGAVVLEGLGV from the coding sequence ATGAGCACCCCGATGGATGCCTTCGACGACGTCCGCCCCGCCGTCGAGTGCCTGGACCTGCTGGCCGCCCCCGTCGCCGCCGCCCTGAGCGACTGGCGCGGCACCGAGCCGGTGGAGCAGGTCCGCTACGTGGACACGGACCCTGACTGGGCCGACACCGCCGTACTCGTCGAGCACTACGGCTCGTGGCTGCTGGAGCAGTCCGCCAACTGCGTGGTCGTCGCGGGCAAACGGGGCGGTGCCGTCACCCTCGCCGCGTGTCTGGTGCTGGCCCACACCCGTGCGGACGTCAACGGAGTGGTCCGCCGTCATCTCGGTGCGCGGAAGGCCTCGTTCGCCCCCATCGAGACGGCGACCGGCGAGAGCGGGATGGAGTTCGGCGGTATCACCCCCATCGGTCTGCCCGAGGGCTGGCCGCTGCTGGTGGACGCCGCCGTCGCCGACAGCCCCTATGCCCTCATCGGCAGCGGCAGCCGCCGCGGCAAGCTCATCGTGCCGGGCAAGCTGCTCGCCGGGCTGCCGGGTGCGGTGGTCCTGGAGGGACTCGGTGTCTGA
- a CDS encoding helix-turn-helix domain-containing protein: MTDLDQLTQSLARNLKRWRNERGYTLDALAARAGVSRGMIIQIEQARTNPSVGTTVKLADALGVSITTLLDYEQGPQVRLVPADQAVRMWSTEGGSYTALLVGTEAQGPLEMWEWRLMPGEGSDSDPHPAGTFELLHVTAGELTLVAGGEEHTVPAGTSAAFEANTPHSYRNDGEVPVAMTMAVSVPPAR; the protein is encoded by the coding sequence GTGACGGACCTCGATCAGCTCACACAGTCGCTCGCCCGCAACCTCAAGCGCTGGCGCAATGAACGCGGCTACACCCTTGACGCCCTCGCGGCCCGCGCCGGGGTCAGCCGAGGCATGATCATCCAGATTGAGCAGGCCCGCACCAACCCCAGTGTCGGCACCACCGTGAAGCTGGCCGACGCCCTAGGGGTGAGCATCACCACCCTGCTCGACTACGAGCAGGGTCCCCAGGTGCGCCTCGTCCCCGCCGACCAGGCGGTGCGGATGTGGTCCACCGAGGGGGGCAGCTACACGGCTCTGCTCGTCGGCACCGAGGCGCAGGGACCGCTGGAGATGTGGGAGTGGCGGCTGATGCCCGGCGAGGGCAGCGACTCCGATCCGCACCCCGCGGGCACCTTCGAACTGCTGCATGTGACGGCGGGGGAACTGACCCTGGTGGCGGGCGGCGAGGAGCACACCGTACCGGCCGGGACCTCGGCGGCCTTCGAGGCGAACACCCCCCACTCCTACCGCAATGACGGCGAGGTCCCCGTGGCGATGACCATGGCGGTGTCGGTCCCGCCGGCCCGCTGA
- a CDS encoding EamA family transporter encodes MSALFALATSLLWGLADFGGGLLTRRTPALTVVVVSQTIAVAVLGAIVVATGGWSEAGPQLWFAAAAGVVGPAAMLCFYRALALGPMGVVSPLGALGGVAVPLGVALVLGERPGVLQVAGIVVAVAGVVLASGPQTGGAPVQRQTLLLTLVAALGFGSVMALIAEASSTLTGLFLALFVQRVCNVMVGGAALYAALRRGNPALPEGGFGVVWTSLPALAFVGLADVAANGTYNLAAHHGPVAVAAVLASLYPVVTALAARGLLNERLRAVQASGAGLALVGSLLLATG; translated from the coding sequence ATGTCCGCACTCTTCGCTCTTGCCACCAGCCTGCTGTGGGGGCTGGCCGACTTCGGCGGAGGGCTGCTCACCCGACGTACCCCCGCGCTCACCGTGGTCGTCGTCTCGCAGACCATCGCGGTGGCCGTCCTCGGCGCCATCGTGGTGGCCACGGGCGGCTGGTCCGAGGCCGGTCCGCAGCTGTGGTTCGCGGCTGCGGCGGGTGTGGTCGGACCGGCCGCGATGCTCTGCTTCTACCGGGCCCTCGCGCTCGGCCCGATGGGCGTCGTCTCCCCGCTCGGGGCGCTGGGCGGAGTGGCGGTACCCCTCGGAGTGGCGCTGGTGCTCGGCGAGCGGCCGGGGGTGCTCCAGGTCGCGGGGATCGTGGTGGCGGTGGCGGGTGTTGTCCTGGCGAGCGGACCGCAGACCGGCGGGGCCCCCGTGCAGCGGCAGACCCTGCTGCTCACGCTGGTCGCCGCGCTCGGCTTCGGGTCGGTGATGGCGCTGATCGCGGAGGCGTCCTCCACGCTCACCGGGCTCTTCCTCGCCCTGTTCGTACAGCGGGTGTGCAATGTCATGGTCGGTGGCGCCGCACTGTACGCCGCCCTCCGGCGCGGAAACCCGGCACTGCCGGAGGGGGGTTTCGGTGTGGTGTGGACGTCGCTTCCGGCGCTCGCCTTCGTGGGCCTGGCCGATGTCGCCGCGAACGGCACCTACAACCTGGCCGCCCACCACGGCCCGGTCGCCGTGGCCGCCGTGCTCGCCTCCCTCTACCCCGTGGTGACGGCGCTCGCGGCCCGCGGGCTGCTCAACGAGCGGCTGCGTGCCGTGCAGGCCAGTGGCGCCGGACTGGCCCTGGTCGGCAGCCTGCTGCTGGCGACGGGCTGA
- a CDS encoding alpha/beta hydrolase — MPNHRNQRNQSNRSCVLLSVEIPGAEAQGQDVRQTPERDDRRRPRRFFLEGDGERLGCAAFDPTAPAVGATAVVLHGAGTSDKERMLGLMRDLAAHGHHAVACDFSGHGESSGELGDLSLKRRFGQARALIDQGVPASDELVLIGFSMSGQTVADLLAHYGPRVTTIGLCAPALYPRDAWAAPFRAGSGFTETIHTPGGWRSSVALDTFRAYRARAVLAVPARDEVIPPEVTEAVAGALAEGSDLTHLVLPEAEHWLGAWFRDHPEDRGRFVRAVVGE; from the coding sequence GTGCCGAACCACCGGAACCAGCGGAACCAGAGCAATCGATCATGCGTCCTGCTCTCCGTGGAGATACCGGGAGCGGAAGCACAGGGACAGGACGTACGGCAGACACCCGAGCGGGACGACCGCCGCCGACCGCGGCGCTTCTTCCTGGAGGGTGACGGCGAGAGGCTCGGCTGCGCCGCCTTCGACCCCACCGCACCGGCGGTGGGTGCCACCGCGGTGGTGCTGCACGGCGCCGGGACCAGCGACAAGGAGCGGATGCTCGGCCTGATGCGGGACCTGGCGGCCCATGGCCACCACGCGGTGGCCTGCGATTTCTCCGGACATGGCGAAAGCTCCGGTGAACTGGGTGACTTGAGCCTGAAGCGGCGGTTCGGCCAGGCCCGGGCCCTGATCGACCAGGGGGTGCCCGCCTCCGACGAGCTGGTCCTCATCGGGTTCAGCATGAGCGGCCAGACGGTCGCCGATCTGCTGGCCCACTACGGTCCGCGGGTGACGACGATCGGACTGTGCGCCCCGGCCCTCTATCCGCGCGACGCCTGGGCGGCGCCGTTCCGCGCCGGGTCCGGCTTCACCGAGACCATCCATACCCCGGGCGGCTGGCGTTCCTCCGTCGCCCTCGACACCTTCCGTGCGTATCGAGCGCGGGCGGTCCTCGCGGTGCCCGCGCGGGACGAGGTCATCCCTCCGGAGGTGACCGAGGCCGTCGCGGGCGCGCTGGCCGAGGGCTCCGACCTCACCCACCTCGTGCTGCCCGAGGCCGAGCACTGGCTCGGTGCCTGGTTCCGTGACCACCCCGAGGACCGCGGCCGGTTCGTCCGGGCGGTAGTGGGCGAGTGA
- a CDS encoding gamma carbonic anhydrase family protein: MTERALIAGVGDREPKVDPEAFTAPTSVVIGEVSVGAEASVWYHAVLRGDTAAISVGAQSNIQDNCTVHADPGFPASVGERVSVGHNAVLHGCTVEDDVLIGMGATVLNGAHIGAGSLVAAQALVPQGMRVPPNSLVAGVPAKVRRELTGEERESIRFNATGYVELAHQHRAAAEERARQEGPRD, encoded by the coding sequence GTGACGGAGCGGGCGTTGATCGCTGGTGTGGGCGACAGGGAGCCGAAGGTCGACCCGGAGGCGTTCACCGCCCCGACGTCCGTGGTGATCGGTGAGGTGTCGGTGGGCGCCGAGGCGAGCGTCTGGTACCACGCCGTGCTCCGCGGGGACACCGCGGCGATCAGCGTGGGAGCGCAGAGCAACATCCAGGACAACTGCACCGTGCACGCCGACCCCGGCTTCCCGGCCAGCGTCGGTGAGCGGGTGTCGGTGGGCCACAACGCGGTGCTGCACGGCTGCACGGTCGAGGACGATGTACTGATCGGCATGGGCGCGACCGTCCTCAACGGCGCACACATCGGGGCGGGCTCACTGGTGGCGGCTCAGGCGCTGGTGCCGCAGGGGATGCGGGTGCCGCCGAACTCGCTGGTGGCGGGCGTTCCGGCAAAGGTCCGGCGGGAGCTGACCGGGGAGGAGCGCGAGTCGATCCGGTTCAACGCGACGGGCTATGTCGAGCTGGCCCACCAGCACCGCGCGGCCGCGGAGGAGCGGGCGCGACAGGAAGGCCCGCGCGACTGA
- a CDS encoding DedA family protein, whose translation MHIEEWLESVPAVSVYLLVGLVIGLESLGIPLPGEIILVSATLLAASQDHINPYILGACAIAGAVIGDSIGYLIGRKGGEPLLAWLGRKFPKHFSAEHVATAERSFQKWGMWAVFVGRFIALLRIFAGPLAGVLRMPYWKFLIANVLGGIVWAGGTTAVIYSVGKVAEDWLKRFSWLGLVVALLFGLGSMLVMNWRSKKSRATAVTGTGTETGTEAAEPEPVPAAD comes from the coding sequence TTGCATATCGAGGAGTGGCTCGAGAGCGTACCCGCGGTCAGCGTCTATCTTCTCGTGGGCCTTGTCATCGGCCTGGAGAGCCTGGGCATTCCGCTTCCCGGAGAGATCATCCTCGTCAGCGCGACGCTGCTGGCGGCCTCGCAGGACCACATCAATCCCTACATCCTCGGAGCCTGCGCCATCGCGGGCGCCGTGATCGGCGACTCCATCGGCTATCTGATCGGCCGGAAGGGCGGAGAACCACTCCTGGCGTGGCTGGGGCGCAAATTCCCCAAGCACTTCAGTGCCGAGCATGTGGCGACCGCCGAACGATCCTTCCAGAAATGGGGGATGTGGGCGGTTTTTGTCGGCCGCTTCATCGCCCTGCTGCGGATCTTCGCGGGCCCGCTCGCCGGTGTGCTGCGCATGCCGTATTGGAAGTTCCTGATCGCCAATGTGCTCGGCGGCATCGTCTGGGCGGGTGGCACCACCGCCGTCATCTACTCCGTCGGCAAGGTCGCCGAGGACTGGCTCAAGCGTTTCTCCTGGCTCGGCCTCGTTGTCGCCCTGCTCTTCGGTCTCGGCTCGATGCTCGTCATGAACTGGCGGTCGAAGAAGTCGAGGGCGACAGCCGTCACCGGGACCGGGACCGAGACCGGGACCGAGGCGGCCGAGCCGGAGCCCGTCCCGGCCGCCGACTGA
- a CDS encoding DUF4442 domain-containing protein — protein sequence MSQTMPSIGEMLAATVPMVRTLNLEIVEATADSAVLRLPDQSDFHNHVGGPHAGAMFTLAESASGAIVLAAFGDQLARAVPLAVRSEIAFKKLAMGPVTATARLGRPVADVIAELDAGERPEFPVNIEITREDGAVTGEMSITWTLRPQS from the coding sequence ATGTCACAGACCATGCCGTCCATCGGCGAGATGCTCGCTGCCACCGTGCCCATGGTGCGCACCCTGAACCTGGAGATCGTCGAGGCGACGGCCGACAGCGCCGTACTGCGTCTGCCGGACCAGTCCGACTTCCACAACCATGTCGGTGGGCCGCATGCCGGTGCGATGTTCACCCTCGCCGAGTCCGCGAGCGGTGCGATCGTGCTGGCCGCGTTCGGTGACCAGTTGGCCCGCGCCGTACCGCTGGCCGTGCGTTCCGAGATCGCCTTCAAGAAGCTGGCGATGGGACCCGTCACCGCGACGGCCCGGCTCGGCCGCCCGGTCGCCGATGTGATCGCCGAGCTGGACGCCGGAGAGCGTCCTGAATTCCCGGTGAACATCGAGATCACCCGCGAGGACGGGGCGGTGACCGGCGAGATGTCGATCACGTGGACCCTGCGGCCGCAGTCCTGA
- a CDS encoding MFS transporter, with amino-acid sequence MTTPPAPRSRPRRPEWAGRNYTLLTAAAVATGLGNAGALIAAAFAVLDAGGDGGDVGLVAAARTVPLVVFLLIGGALADRLPRHRVMVAANALNCLSQAAFAALVLSGGAQLWQMALLSAIGGTGHAFFSPAAEGMLLSSVTSEQAGRAFAFFRMGVNGAQIGGAALGGALIAIVGPGWMLAVDAAAFALAGSLRAFLDVSGVPPRESGGGMPADLRDGWREFATRPWLWSIVLQFSVVNAVVGAAEAVYGPLVAEEHLGGARPWGFALAAFGAGTVLGGVLMMRWRPRRLLLAGTLCVLPFAMPSAALAIPLPVPVLAVVMFVSGASIEVFGVSWMTALHQEIPEDKLSRVLAYDMLGSIAFLPMAMSLAGPVESAVGRTASLWGCSALILLLTLAVLTVPDVRRLRRREPGPVAKGPVAEGAGLGTLTEGAVTTGAVTAGPVVEGPVIVAEGPVDPDPAAAEGQHRALP; translated from the coding sequence GTGACCACTCCCCCGGCCCCGCGCTCCCGACCACGCCGCCCCGAGTGGGCTGGACGCAACTACACACTGCTGACCGCCGCCGCCGTGGCGACGGGCCTCGGAAACGCCGGGGCCCTCATCGCTGCGGCGTTCGCGGTGCTCGACGCGGGCGGGGACGGTGGCGACGTCGGTCTGGTGGCCGCGGCCCGCACCGTGCCGCTCGTGGTGTTCCTGCTGATCGGCGGGGCGCTGGCAGACCGGCTGCCCCGGCATCGGGTGATGGTCGCGGCCAACGCCCTCAACTGCCTGTCGCAGGCGGCTTTCGCGGCGCTTGTGCTGTCCGGCGGGGCCCAGCTGTGGCAGATGGCCCTGCTCTCCGCGATCGGCGGCACCGGGCATGCCTTCTTCTCCCCCGCCGCCGAGGGCATGCTGCTGTCCAGCGTCACCAGCGAACAGGCGGGCCGTGCCTTCGCGTTCTTCCGGATGGGGGTGAACGGCGCGCAGATCGGCGGCGCCGCGCTCGGCGGCGCGCTCATCGCGATCGTGGGCCCCGGGTGGATGCTGGCCGTGGACGCCGCCGCCTTCGCCCTCGCGGGCTCGCTGCGCGCCTTCCTCGACGTCAGCGGAGTCCCCCCGCGGGAGTCCGGGGGCGGCATGCCGGCCGATCTGCGCGACGGATGGCGTGAGTTCGCCACCCGGCCCTGGCTGTGGAGCATCGTGCTGCAATTCTCCGTCGTCAACGCCGTGGTGGGCGCGGCCGAGGCCGTCTACGGTCCGCTGGTCGCCGAAGAGCATCTGGGCGGGGCCCGGCCCTGGGGCTTCGCCCTGGCGGCGTTCGGCGCGGGCACCGTCCTCGGCGGGGTGCTGATGATGCGCTGGCGTCCACGCCGTCTGCTGCTCGCGGGCACCCTGTGCGTACTGCCCTTCGCCATGCCGTCGGCCGCGCTCGCCATTCCGCTTCCGGTGCCGGTGCTGGCCGTGGTCATGTTTGTCAGCGGGGCGTCGATCGAGGTGTTCGGTGTGTCCTGGATGACCGCGCTGCACCAGGAGATCCCCGAGGACAAGCTCTCTCGGGTCTTGGCCTACGACATGCTGGGCTCGATCGCCTTCCTCCCCATGGCCATGTCCCTGGCGGGCCCGGTGGAGAGCGCCGTCGGCCGGACGGCCTCGCTGTGGGGCTGCTCGGCACTGATCCTGCTGCTGACCCTGGCGGTGCTGACCGTGCCGGACGTCCGCCGGCTGCGGCGGCGTGAACCGGGTCCCGTCGCCAAGGGACCGGTCGCCGAGGGAGCGGGCCTGGGCACCCTCACTGAGGGAGCCGTCACCACGGGAGCCGTCACCGCGGGGCCTGTCGTCGAAGGACCGGTCATCGTCGCTGAAGGACCGGTCGACCCCGATCCGGCGGCGGCCGAGGGTCAGCACCGCGCCCTGCCGTAG
- a CDS encoding abortive phage infection protein, with protein sequence MASNKEISRAGFLARAGAVGVAGAMGPLLTGGGARAAGAPGGAGSPVSEPAPGRTGGRRGLTYRGVSYELIDGETPFTGWDATRMRHDMRAIKDELHADSVSVFGTGVERLAATSTEAAERGLHVWLQPRLADVPQPEILDHLAETGRHAERLRRQGAEVHLSVGAEFMLFVPGIVPGANAVERIKNLTSGHYDPKTLVRELRSFTVRAAKAARSVFHGKVTYGAAQDEQVDWKLFDLVSVNYYASFARRAEHVRALSKFRRWGKPVVVSEFGTCTFRGAPERGGMGWDVVDYDREPPEIIGELVRSERTQAAYLTDLVDVFESMDLYAALVYQFVTPDAPHRHRPRYDLDMASYSLVKPIWKTPEEPTAHWHWEPKEAFHALARHYGRARC encoded by the coding sequence ATGGCAAGCAACAAGGAGATCAGCCGGGCCGGATTTCTGGCCAGGGCGGGGGCGGTCGGTGTCGCGGGAGCGATGGGGCCGTTGCTGACGGGAGGCGGGGCGCGGGCGGCCGGGGCGCCTGGAGGGGCCGGGTCACCGGTCTCGGAACCGGCGCCGGGCAGGACGGGCGGTCGGCGCGGGCTGACGTATCGCGGGGTGTCCTATGAGCTCATCGACGGGGAGACCCCGTTCACCGGGTGGGATGCCACGCGGATGCGCCACGACATGCGAGCGATCAAGGACGAGCTCCACGCCGACTCGGTCTCGGTCTTCGGCACCGGTGTCGAGCGCCTTGCGGCCACCTCGACGGAGGCGGCCGAGCGTGGGTTGCATGTGTGGCTCCAGCCGCGGCTGGCGGATGTTCCACAGCCGGAGATCCTTGACCATCTCGCCGAAACGGGCAGGCATGCCGAGCGATTGCGGCGCCAGGGGGCCGAGGTCCATCTCAGCGTCGGCGCCGAGTTCATGCTCTTCGTGCCGGGCATCGTGCCCGGCGCCAATGCCGTGGAGCGCATCAAGAACCTGACGAGCGGGCACTACGACCCGAAGACGTTGGTGCGGGAGCTGCGTTCGTTCACCGTGCGGGCCGCGAAGGCCGCCAGGTCCGTCTTCCACGGCAAGGTGACCTATGGCGCGGCGCAGGACGAACAGGTGGACTGGAAGCTCTTCGACCTGGTCAGCGTCAACTACTACGCGTCCTTCGCGCGGCGGGCCGAGCATGTCCGGGCCCTGTCGAAGTTCCGGAGGTGGGGCAAACCGGTGGTGGTCTCCGAGTTCGGCACCTGCACCTTCCGGGGAGCCCCGGAGCGGGGCGGGATGGGCTGGGACGTGGTCGACTACGACAGGGAGCCCCCTGAGATCATCGGCGAACTGGTCCGTAGTGAGCGCACCCAGGCCGCCTATCTCACCGACCTGGTCGACGTCTTCGAGTCGATGGATCTGTACGCGGCTCTGGTGTACCAATTCGTCACCCCCGACGCCCCGCACCGGCATCGGCCGCGCTACGACCTCGACATGGCGAGCTACAGCCTGGTGAAGCCCATCTGGAAGACGCCCGAGGAGCCGACAGCCCACTGGCACTGGGAGCCGAAGGAGGCGTTCCACGCACTGGCACGGCACTACGGCAGGGCGCGGTGCTGA
- a CDS encoding spermidine synthase: MDEPIPVIRAVDGGTAKLMPDLDRPHAWLLTVDDAPQSYVDLDDPTYLEFEYAQRLAHVLDETAEPGAPLDVLHLGGGALTLPRYLAATRPGSCQEVIEADRGLLELVDEHLPLPPASGITVRRADARTALEAAPDASADILIADVFGGSRVPAHLTSVEYARAAARVLRPGGRYTANLADGAPFAFLRSQLASLRAAFAYLCLIAEPAVLRGRRFGNTVLVASHSELPVAVLARRAAADAFPARVEYGEALVRFTGGAAPVTDADAVPSPEPPGGAFSVG; encoded by the coding sequence GTGGACGAGCCCATACCCGTGATCCGCGCCGTGGACGGCGGCACCGCCAAGCTGATGCCGGACCTCGACCGGCCACATGCCTGGCTGCTCACGGTGGACGACGCCCCTCAGTCGTACGTCGACCTGGACGACCCCACCTATCTGGAGTTCGAGTACGCACAGCGGCTCGCGCACGTCCTCGACGAGACCGCCGAACCGGGTGCCCCCCTCGATGTCCTGCACCTCGGCGGCGGGGCGCTCACCCTGCCGCGCTATCTGGCCGCGACCCGGCCCGGCTCGTGTCAGGAAGTGATCGAGGCCGACCGCGGGCTGCTGGAACTGGTCGACGAGCATCTGCCGCTGCCGCCCGCGTCGGGGATCACCGTGCGCCGCGCGGACGCGCGGACCGCCCTGGAGGCCGCGCCCGACGCTTCCGCCGACATCCTCATCGCCGATGTCTTCGGCGGTTCACGGGTGCCCGCGCATCTCACCTCGGTCGAGTACGCGCGCGCCGCCGCCCGTGTGCTGCGGCCGGGCGGCCGGTACACGGCGAATCTGGCCGACGGCGCGCCGTTCGCCTTCCTCCGCTCCCAACTCGCCTCGCTGCGGGCGGCTTTCGCGTATCTGTGCCTGATCGCCGAGCCCGCGGTGCTGCGCGGCCGACGCTTCGGCAACACCGTGCTGGTGGCCTCGCACAGCGAACTGCCGGTCGCCGTGCTGGCCCGCCGCGCCGCGGCCGACGCCTTCCCGGCCCGTGTCGAGTACGGGGAGGCGCTGGTGCGCTTCACGGGCGGGGCGGCGCCGGTCACGGACGCCGACGCGGTGCCGTCGCCCGAACCGCCGGGCGGTGCCTTCAGTGTGGGCTGA
- the tuf gene encoding elongation factor Tu — translation MSKQMYVRTKPHLNIGTMGHVDHGKTTLTAAITKVLSERGSGGTYVPFDRIDRAPEEAERGITINIAHVEYETDTRHYAHVDMPGHADFIKNMVTGAAQLDGAILVVSALDGVMPQTAEHVLLARQVGVDHIVVALNKADAGDPELTDLVELEVRELLSAHGYPGESTPVVRVSGLRALNGDPRWTGAIEALLDAVDFYVPTPVRYTDAPFLLPVENVLTITGRGTVVTGAIERGRVRVGDRVEVLGADVATVVTGVETFGKPMEVAEAGDNVALLLRGVPRDAVRRGHVVAEPGSVVPRRHFTARVYVLSTAEGGRRTPVSTGYRPQFYIRTADVVGDVDLGLTGVARPGDTVTMAVELGRALPLEPGLGFAVREGGRTVGAGTVTTVSDRP, via the coding sequence ATGTCCAAGCAGATGTACGTGCGCACCAAGCCGCATCTCAACATCGGCACCATGGGCCACGTCGACCACGGCAAGACCACCCTGACCGCCGCCATCACCAAGGTGCTCAGCGAGCGCGGCTCCGGCGGCACCTACGTGCCCTTCGACCGCATCGACCGGGCGCCGGAGGAGGCCGAGCGCGGTATCACCATCAACATCGCCCACGTCGAGTACGAGACCGACACCCGGCACTACGCCCACGTCGACATGCCCGGCCACGCCGACTTCATCAAGAACATGGTGACCGGCGCGGCCCAACTCGACGGTGCGATCCTCGTGGTCTCCGCGCTCGACGGTGTCATGCCGCAGACCGCCGAGCACGTCCTGCTCGCCCGCCAGGTCGGCGTCGACCACATCGTGGTCGCACTCAACAAGGCCGACGCGGGCGACCCCGAGCTCACCGACCTGGTCGAGCTGGAGGTGCGCGAGCTGCTGTCGGCACACGGCTACCCCGGTGAGAGCACGCCGGTCGTACGGGTCTCCGGGCTGCGGGCACTGAACGGCGACCCGCGCTGGACCGGCGCGATCGAGGCGCTCCTGGATGCCGTGGACTTCTATGTGCCGACGCCGGTGCGCTACACGGACGCCCCGTTCCTGCTCCCGGTGGAGAACGTGCTGACCATCACCGGGCGCGGCACGGTGGTCACGGGTGCCATCGAGCGCGGCAGGGTACGCGTCGGCGACCGGGTCGAGGTGCTCGGCGCGGACGTGGCGACCGTCGTCACGGGTGTCGAGACCTTCGGCAAACCGATGGAGGTCGCGGAGGCGGGCGACAACGTCGCGCTGCTGCTGCGCGGGGTGCCGCGCGACGCGGTGCGCCGTGGCCACGTGGTCGCGGAGCCCGGCAGCGTGGTGCCCCGGCGGCACTTCACCGCGCGGGTCTACGTGCTGTCGACGGCCGAGGGCGGGCGGCGTACGCCGGTCTCCACCGGCTACCGGCCGCAGTTCTACATCCGTACGGCGGATGTGGTCGGCGATGTCGACCTCGGGCTCACCGGGGTGGCGCGCCCCGGCGACACCGTCACCATGGCGGTCGAGCTGGGCCGCGCCCTGCCGCTGGAGCCGGGGCTCGGCTTCGCGGTCCGCGAGGGCGGCCGCACGGTGGGCGCGGGGACGGTGACCACCGTGTCCGACCGGCCGTGA
- a CDS encoding TVP38/TMEM64 family protein, with protein MLDVAVPSPKPAVRRARAVLLSPWSRLVLLAALLVGSATSVWVWQPHRLLAHGWLPQLSGPAAMVLFTVAYGLCTAALVPRPLLNLAAGALFGWQAGLAAAVAGTVLGAGISFGLGRLLGQDALRPLLRGRWLTSADRQLSRHGFRSMLAIRLFPGVPFAAANYCAAVSRMGWPSFLLATGLGSLPNTAAYVVAGSHATTPTSPVFLIAMACVAVPALAGVVVAWRKRGRPRAPRAAGSSTPPV; from the coding sequence ATGCTCGATGTCGCCGTCCCCTCCCCGAAACCGGCCGTGCGCCGCGCCCGCGCGGTGCTGCTGTCGCCGTGGTCGCGGCTGGTGCTGCTCGCCGCGCTGCTGGTGGGCTCGGCGACCTCGGTCTGGGTGTGGCAGCCGCACCGGCTGCTGGCCCATGGCTGGCTCCCTCAGCTGTCCGGTCCGGCGGCCATGGTGCTGTTCACGGTCGCGTACGGGCTGTGCACCGCCGCGCTGGTGCCGCGGCCGCTGCTGAATCTGGCGGCGGGCGCGCTCTTCGGCTGGCAGGCCGGACTGGCCGCGGCGGTCGCCGGTACGGTGCTCGGTGCCGGAATCTCCTTCGGTCTGGGCCGTCTGCTCGGGCAGGACGCACTGCGCCCGTTGCTGCGGGGCCGCTGGCTGACGTCGGCCGACCGGCAGCTGAGCCGTCATGGCTTCCGGTCGATGCTCGCGATCCGGCTCTTCCCCGGCGTACCGTTCGCCGCCGCGAACTACTGTGCCGCCGTGTCCCGGATGGGGTGGCCGTCGTTCCTGCTGGCGACCGGGCTCGGCAGCCTGCCGAACACCGCCGCGTACGTCGTGGCGGGCAGCCATGCGACCACCCCCACCTCGCCCGTCTTCCTCATCGCGATGGCGTGCGTCGCCGTTCCCGCGCTGGCCGGGGTGGTGGTGGCCTGGCGCAAACGCGGCAGGCCGCGGGCCCCGCGCGCCGCCGGGAGCAGTACGCCGCCCGTCTGA